A window of the Pseudomonas gozinkensis genome harbors these coding sequences:
- a CDS encoding exonuclease domain-containing protein codes for MPHWLVIDLEATTDEGGWPVTEMEIIEIGATLVDRAGREQDHFQRFVKPTRRPLLTPFCRELTHITQANIDAALPLSEVWPAFERWLGQHQTRLEGWASWGDYDRKQLLQEWQRLQLDSALSRVPHMNLKQRFAKARRLERPLGLNGALQLAGMQFTGQQHRALEDARNTARLLPLVLPL; via the coding sequence ATGCCCCATTGGCTGGTCATAGATCTGGAAGCCACCACCGATGAGGGTGGCTGGCCGGTTACGGAAATGGAGATCATCGAGATCGGCGCGACCCTGGTGGATCGCGCCGGTCGCGAGCAGGATCACTTTCAGCGCTTCGTCAAACCGACGCGGCGCCCCTTGTTGACGCCGTTTTGCCGCGAACTCACGCACATCACCCAGGCCAACATCGACGCGGCGCTGCCGTTGAGCGAAGTGTGGCCGGCCTTCGAGCGCTGGCTCGGTCAGCACCAGACGCGCCTTGAAGGCTGGGCCAGCTGGGGCGATTACGACCGCAAGCAGTTGCTTCAGGAATGGCAGCGCCTGCAACTCGACAGCGCCCTGAGCCGGGTACCGCACATGAACCTCAAACAACGCTTTGCCAAGGCCCGACGCCTTGAACGGCCTCTGGGTCTCAATGGCGCGTTGCAACTGGCGGGCATGCAGTTCACCGGTCAACAACACCGGGCGCTGGAAGATGCGCGCAATACCGCCCGATTATTGCCGTTGGTACTGCCGCTCTAG
- a CDS encoding pyrimidine/purine nucleoside phosphorylase, with protein MFKVNEYFDGTVKSIAFGTAEGPATIGVMAPGEYEFGTSQREIMHVVSGALTVKLPDSSDWETFAAGSQFNVPANSKFQLKVAVDTAYLCEYRG; from the coding sequence ATGTTTAAAGTCAACGAGTACTTCGACGGCACCGTCAAGTCGATCGCTTTTGGCACCGCTGAAGGCCCTGCGACCATCGGCGTCATGGCCCCGGGCGAATACGAATTCGGCACCAGCCAGCGTGAAATCATGCACGTGGTCTCGGGCGCCCTGACCGTCAAACTGCCGGACAGCAGCGACTGGGAAACCTTCGCCGCCGGCAGCCAGTTCAACGTGCCAGCCAACAGCAAGTTTCAGCTGAAAGTGGCCGTCGACACCGCTTACCTGTGCGAATACCGCGGCTGA
- a CDS encoding MOSC domain-containing protein, whose protein sequence is MLRLSALYRYPLKSAKGEVLQGIGLDKLGLEGDRRWMLVDEASGRFLTQRAEAKMSQLSALWNAAGGLTLSASGHSAIDIALPGSDDDLRGVTIWRDTLRVPDAGEEAARWVSDFIGKPTRLVQVPLDRARTTQAGYGNDDDQVAFADGFPLLLIGEASLQHLSQEVGRPLEMLRFRPNLVIEGSDAYAEDGWKRIRIGDVEFRVVKSCSRCILTTIDPQTGERSADREPLATLQKTRAQADGAMFGQNLVNDGNGRLEVGMPVEILE, encoded by the coding sequence ATGCTGCGTCTGAGCGCGCTTTATCGTTACCCGTTGAAATCCGCCAAGGGCGAGGTCCTGCAAGGGATCGGCCTGGACAAACTGGGGCTTGAGGGCGATCGACGCTGGATGCTGGTGGACGAGGCCAGCGGGCGGTTCCTGACCCAGCGTGCCGAAGCGAAAATGAGTCAGCTGTCGGCGCTGTGGAATGCCGCTGGTGGGCTGACGCTCAGCGCTTCGGGGCATTCGGCAATTGATATCGCCTTGCCCGGCAGCGACGACGACCTGCGTGGCGTGACCATCTGGCGCGATACCCTGCGCGTACCGGATGCCGGTGAAGAGGCGGCCCGCTGGGTCAGCGATTTCATCGGCAAGCCAACCCGATTGGTGCAAGTGCCGCTGGATCGCGCCCGGACGACCCAAGCCGGGTACGGCAACGATGACGACCAGGTGGCGTTTGCCGACGGCTTCCCGTTGCTGCTGATTGGCGAGGCATCACTGCAACACCTGTCGCAGGAAGTCGGGCGGCCTCTGGAAATGCTTCGGTTCCGGCCGAATCTGGTGATCGAAGGCAGTGATGCTTACGCCGAGGATGGCTGGAAGCGGATTCGTATTGGCGATGTCGAGTTCCGCGTGGTCAAGTCCTGCTCGCGTTGCATTCTTACCACGATTGATCCGCAGACCGGTGAGCGCAGCGCTGACCGCGAACCCCTGGCGACCTTGCAGAAGACCCGCGCCCAGGCTGACGGCGCGATGTTCGGCCAGAACCTGGTCAACGATGGCAACGGCCGGCTTGAAGTCGGCATGCCGGTGGAAATCCTCGAATAA
- a CDS encoding chemotaxis protein CheV has product MAGILDTVDQRTQLVGENRLEILMFRLAGRQLFAINVFKVQEVLQLPKLTLMPQRHPFVCGVVNLRGQTLPVIDLSQAIGMRPLVPGPNSTIIVTEYNRSVQAFLVGGVDRIVNMNWEAILPPPTSAGRQHYLTAISKVDDQLVEIIDVEKVLAEIVPYNAKVSRDKLDDPVLERARGREVLLVDDSNVALSQLRDTLGQLGVKMHIASDGLKALNMLKAWADTGVNMTDKLLMVFTDAEMPEMDGYRLTTEIRNDPRLRGLYVVLHTSLSGSFNDSMVKKVGCDNFLSKFQPDKLVDVVRQRLMLDEVPA; this is encoded by the coding sequence ATGGCCGGCATTCTCGACACGGTAGACCAACGCACGCAACTGGTGGGTGAGAATCGCCTGGAAATTCTCATGTTTCGACTGGCCGGGCGCCAATTGTTCGCGATCAACGTGTTCAAGGTGCAGGAAGTCCTGCAACTGCCGAAACTGACCCTGATGCCCCAGCGTCATCCGTTTGTCTGCGGTGTGGTCAACCTGCGTGGCCAGACCCTGCCGGTGATCGACCTGTCCCAGGCGATCGGCATGCGCCCACTGGTGCCGGGACCGAACAGCACGATCATCGTCACTGAATACAACCGTTCGGTGCAGGCCTTCCTCGTTGGCGGCGTGGACCGCATCGTCAACATGAACTGGGAAGCCATCCTGCCGCCGCCGACCAGCGCCGGTCGTCAGCATTACCTGACGGCCATCAGCAAGGTCGACGATCAACTGGTGGAAATCATCGACGTCGAGAAAGTCCTCGCCGAAATCGTTCCGTACAACGCCAAGGTCTCCCGCGACAAACTGGACGATCCGGTTCTGGAACGTGCTCGTGGTCGCGAAGTGTTGCTGGTCGACGATTCCAACGTGGCGCTCTCGCAATTGCGCGACACCCTCGGCCAGTTGGGCGTGAAGATGCACATCGCCAGCGATGGCCTGAAAGCCCTGAACATGCTCAAGGCCTGGGCGGACACCGGGGTGAACATGACCGACAAACTGCTGATGGTGTTCACCGATGCGGAAATGCCGGAAATGGACGGCTATCGCCTGACCACCGAAATCCGCAACGACCCGCGCCTGCGTGGCTTGTATGTGGTATTGCACACCTCGCTGTCCGGCAGTTTCAACGACTCGATGGTGAAGAAGGTCGGCTGCGACAACTTCCTCTCCAAGTTCCAGCCGGACAAACTGGTCGATGTGGTCCGTCAGCGTCTGATGCTCGACGAAGTGCCGGCCTGA
- a CDS encoding sensor histidine kinase has translation MYASLKSITTWPPSRENARRFTLLLCTASALGSLLSYGVSAPLSLGLLLINVAAAGCVWTQHRLSRKSIKFQPQELADRLLEVQENERHRLSRELHDDIGQLLTAAKLQSEWLKRRLPADMQEHCSALCETLDETLNKVRDVSAILNPRQLTSLGLEASLRAHLLKTLTNTSVHWSLDCQQRLNGIPEEMAVAAFRITQEAVTNILRHAQAKNLLIRVQRLPQGLTLLISDDGLGFSPAANPGREGQRGMAGMAERIEQLGGTLSVTSEPGKGTQIEALFPWAPRALERASTNKVMR, from the coding sequence ATGTACGCCAGCCTCAAGTCAATCACCACATGGCCTCCCTCCCGAGAAAATGCCCGCAGGTTCACACTCCTGCTGTGTACGGCTTCGGCCCTGGGCAGCCTGTTGAGTTATGGCGTCTCCGCGCCGTTGTCGCTCGGCCTGCTGCTGATCAACGTGGCGGCCGCCGGCTGCGTCTGGACACAACATCGCCTGTCGCGCAAATCCATCAAGTTTCAGCCTCAGGAACTGGCCGACCGTTTGCTGGAAGTCCAGGAAAACGAGCGTCATCGCCTGAGTCGCGAACTGCACGACGACATCGGCCAGTTGCTGACCGCCGCCAAGTTGCAAAGCGAATGGCTCAAGCGCCGTTTGCCCGCCGATATGCAGGAACACTGTTCGGCACTGTGCGAAACACTGGATGAAACCCTCAACAAGGTGCGCGACGTATCGGCCATTCTCAACCCACGCCAGCTGACCAGTCTGGGCCTGGAGGCGAGTCTGCGCGCGCATCTGCTCAAGACATTGACCAATACGTCGGTGCACTGGAGCCTGGACTGTCAGCAGCGTCTCAATGGCATCCCCGAAGAAATGGCCGTCGCCGCCTTTCGCATCACGCAGGAAGCGGTGACCAATATCCTTCGCCATGCACAAGCCAAAAACCTGCTGATCCGCGTGCAACGCCTGCCGCAAGGCTTGACTCTGCTGATCAGCGACGATGGTCTGGGCTTTTCCCCGGCGGCGAACCCCGGCCGCGAAGGACAGCGGGGCATGGCCGGGATGGCCGAGCGCATCGAGCAACTGGGCGGCACCCTGAGCGTGACCAGTGAGCCGGGCAAAGGTACTCAAATCGAAGCACTATTCCCCTGGGCGCCCCGGGCACTCGAGCGGGCCAGTACGAATAAGGTTATGCGTTGA
- a CDS encoding response regulator transcription factor, which produces MTCNLLLVDDHSLIRAGVRALVLDIPGYAVIGEANDGSQLLEMVEQLSPDIVLLDISMKETSGLEALQRLRRVRPQSKVLILSMHTDPALIMQALESGAHGYLLKDTTATELEHALEALRNNERYLSPAIAHTVINQALTRNLKQQPEVAESHNLTARQLEILRLIVRGKSTREIANGLGLSIKTVETHRSQIMKRLQIYDVAGLVLFAVREQIISLDD; this is translated from the coding sequence TTGACTTGTAACTTACTTCTGGTGGATGACCACTCGCTGATCAGGGCCGGCGTGCGCGCCCTGGTGCTGGATATTCCCGGTTATGCAGTCATCGGCGAGGCCAATGATGGCTCGCAGCTGCTCGAAATGGTCGAGCAGCTGTCTCCCGATATCGTATTGCTGGACATTTCCATGAAAGAAACCAGCGGTCTGGAAGCCTTGCAGCGGCTCAGACGTGTACGCCCGCAGAGCAAAGTGCTGATTCTGTCGATGCACACCGACCCCGCGTTGATCATGCAGGCGCTGGAGTCCGGTGCTCACGGCTACCTGCTCAAGGACACCACGGCCACCGAACTCGAACATGCACTGGAAGCGCTGCGCAACAACGAGCGCTACCTGAGCCCTGCCATCGCACACACCGTGATCAATCAGGCGCTGACCCGCAACCTGAAGCAGCAGCCGGAAGTCGCCGAGTCGCATAACCTGACAGCTCGCCAGCTGGAAATCCTGCGCCTGATCGTGCGCGGCAAGTCCACCCGGGAAATCGCCAATGGCCTGGGCTTGAGCATCAAAACGGTCGAAACCCACCGTTCGCAGATCATGAAGCGTCTGCAGATCTACGATGTGGCGGGCCTGGTCCTGTTTGCCGTGCGAGAACAGATCATCAGTCTGGACGACTGA
- the yegS gene encoding lipid kinase YegS: protein MSERKALLILHGKQALNEAVRAAVENKRKQGWELAVRLTWEAGDAQRLVKESLDAGFRQIIAGGGDGTLRDIAEALAAQPGKASLVLLPLGTANDFSRAAAIPMEPAEALELLEAPSHDIDLGEVGGQIFLNMATGGFGSQVTANTSEDLKKVLGGAAYLFTGLSRFSELHAAYGELQGPDFHWSGELLALGIGNGRQAGGGQVLCPEALVDDGLLDISILPAPQELVGTLKNLLSDGFGIDNMFVRTRLPWIEIKVAEGLCINLDGEPLEGESLRFAARPGALRVHLPKDSPLLGATDRLSRPD from the coding sequence ATGAGTGAACGCAAGGCATTGTTGATTCTGCATGGCAAGCAGGCACTCAACGAGGCGGTTCGTGCCGCTGTCGAGAACAAACGAAAACAGGGCTGGGAGCTGGCTGTCCGCCTGACCTGGGAGGCGGGTGATGCCCAGCGGCTGGTGAAAGAGTCGCTGGACGCGGGATTTCGTCAGATCATCGCCGGTGGTGGGGATGGCACCCTGCGTGACATCGCGGAAGCGCTGGCGGCGCAGCCGGGCAAGGCCAGTCTGGTGCTTTTGCCGTTGGGAACCGCCAACGATTTTTCCCGCGCGGCGGCTATTCCGATGGAGCCGGCCGAGGCGCTTGAGTTGCTCGAGGCGCCCTCCCATGACATCGATCTGGGTGAGGTCGGTGGGCAGATCTTCCTGAACATGGCTACCGGCGGGTTTGGCAGCCAGGTGACAGCCAATACGTCGGAAGATCTGAAAAAGGTGCTGGGTGGCGCGGCCTACCTGTTCACTGGTTTATCGCGGTTCAGTGAGCTGCACGCCGCCTATGGTGAATTGCAGGGGCCGGACTTTCACTGGAGTGGCGAGCTGCTGGCACTGGGTATCGGCAATGGCCGTCAGGCCGGCGGTGGGCAAGTGTTGTGCCCGGAAGCGCTGGTGGACGACGGTCTTCTGGATATCAGTATCTTGCCAGCACCACAGGAGCTGGTCGGGACACTGAAGAATCTGCTCAGCGACGGTTTCGGCATCGACAACATGTTTGTGCGCACGCGTTTGCCGTGGATTGAAATCAAGGTTGCCGAAGGGCTTTGCATCAATCTCGACGGCGAGCCACTGGAGGGCGAGAGTCTGCGATTCGCGGCGCGTCCAGGGGCGTTGCGTGTGCATTTGCCCAAGGACTCGCCACTGTTGGGCGCAACGGATCGTCTCAGTCGTCCAGACTGA
- the glp gene encoding gephyrin-like molybdotransferase Glp, whose product MNPVGKPGKTGSLMSVEEALARLLEMAERSRIVEFESLPLAQVQGRVLAQDLISTLDLPPWPNSAMDGYALKLSDWTGEPSVVSQKIFAGQAPDPLKPGTCARIFTGAPVPAGADCVEMQENVEIHADGRVSFIETMVAGQNIRPQGQETTVGELVLAAGTRLGPIEQGLAASLGCAELEVVRRVRVAVLSTGDELVEPGTALGPGQIYNSNRVLLCSWLQRLGCEVVDAGILPDDLPTTRARLGELKDVDLILSTGGVSVGEADFLGIALREEGELTLWKLAIKPGKPLTFGHFRNVPVIGLPGNPASTLVTFALLTRPYLLRRQGVQDVEPMKFSVPAGFVWPQAGNRREYLRGRLEQGHATIYRNQSSGVLRSAAWAEGLVEVQEGRVLAEEDMVPFIPLSELLG is encoded by the coding sequence GTGAATCCCGTGGGTAAGCCGGGCAAGACTGGCAGTCTGATGTCTGTCGAAGAGGCGTTGGCGCGGTTGCTGGAAATGGCCGAGCGCTCGCGGATTGTCGAGTTCGAGTCTTTGCCACTGGCGCAGGTTCAGGGGCGGGTGCTGGCGCAGGATCTGATTTCGACGCTGGATCTGCCGCCATGGCCGAACAGTGCCATGGACGGTTATGCCTTGAAGCTGTCCGACTGGACCGGCGAGCCGTCAGTGGTCAGTCAGAAGATTTTCGCCGGACAGGCGCCCGATCCTTTGAAGCCGGGAACCTGTGCGCGGATATTCACGGGCGCTCCGGTGCCTGCTGGTGCCGACTGTGTCGAGATGCAGGAAAACGTCGAGATTCATGCCGACGGGCGCGTGAGTTTTATCGAGACGATGGTGGCCGGGCAGAACATTCGCCCGCAAGGCCAGGAAACGACCGTCGGTGAGTTGGTCCTGGCCGCAGGCACCCGGCTCGGTCCGATCGAACAGGGGCTGGCCGCATCGCTGGGTTGCGCAGAGCTCGAGGTGGTTCGCCGGGTTCGTGTGGCGGTGCTGTCCACGGGGGACGAGTTGGTCGAACCTGGCACGGCATTGGGGCCGGGACAGATCTACAACAGCAACCGGGTGTTGTTGTGCAGCTGGTTGCAGCGTTTGGGATGTGAAGTGGTGGATGCCGGTATCCTGCCTGATGACCTGCCCACCACCCGTGCGAGACTTGGGGAGCTCAAGGATGTAGACCTGATTCTTTCGACCGGTGGCGTATCGGTCGGAGAGGCGGATTTCCTCGGAATAGCATTGAGGGAAGAGGGCGAGCTGACACTCTGGAAACTGGCAATAAAGCCTGGCAAACCGCTTACGTTCGGGCATTTTCGAAATGTTCCGGTGATTGGGTTGCCGGGAAATCCCGCCTCGACACTGGTGACCTTTGCCTTGTTGACCCGGCCTTATCTGTTGCGTCGCCAGGGCGTACAGGATGTCGAGCCGATGAAGTTTTCGGTGCCCGCAGGGTTTGTCTGGCCTCAGGCTGGCAATCGACGTGAGTATTTGCGGGGACGTCTGGAGCAGGGACACGCTACTATCTACCGTAACCAGAGTTCCGGCGTTTTGCGCAGCGCTGCCTGGGCCGAGGGGCTGGTGGAGGTACAGGAGGGACGAGTCCTGGCCGAGGAAGACATGGTGCCCTTCATTCCACTCAGCGAGCTTCTCGGTTGA
- the moaB gene encoding molybdenum cofactor biosynthesis protein B: MKAKADVPFVPLNIAVLTVSDTRTLETDTSGQVFVDRLIAAGHYLAQRVLLKDDLYKIRAQVAHWIADDVVQVVLITGGTGFTGRDSTPEAVACLLDKQVDGFGELFRQISVADIGTSTVQSRALAGLANGTLVCCLPGSTNAVRTGWDGILAEQLDSRHRPCNFVTHLKQAAPCESRG, translated from the coding sequence ATGAAAGCCAAGGCTGATGTACCTTTCGTGCCGCTCAATATCGCGGTACTGACGGTCAGCGATACCCGAACCCTGGAAACCGATACCTCCGGCCAGGTCTTCGTCGACCGTCTAATAGCTGCTGGCCATTATCTGGCGCAGCGAGTGCTGCTCAAAGATGACCTGTACAAAATTCGTGCGCAAGTCGCCCACTGGATTGCCGACGATGTTGTGCAAGTCGTGCTGATCACCGGGGGCACCGGTTTTACTGGTCGCGACAGCACTCCGGAAGCTGTGGCCTGCCTGCTGGACAAACAGGTCGATGGTTTTGGTGAGCTGTTCCGCCAGATATCGGTGGCCGATATCGGCACCTCTACCGTGCAATCCCGGGCTTTGGCGGGACTGGCCAATGGCACGCTGGTCTGCTGCCTGCCAGGTTCGACCAACGCGGTTCGCACCGGTTGGGATGGCATCCTGGCTGAGCAACTGGACTCACGCCACCGCCCGTGCAATTTCGTTACTCATTTGAAACAGGCGGCGCCTTGTGAATCCCGTGGGTAA
- the mobA gene encoding molybdenum cofactor guanylyltransferase MobA, translating to MTSDTPLPPCSVLLLAGGRGQRMGGQDKGLVEWHGEPLIAHLQRKVRPLTDDLIISCNRNRERYAPFADVLVTDDEEDFPGPLAGIRAGLKVARHSHLMVLPCDVPRIDLALLHSMREAASLNSEKPLMLRHDDHWEPLLCVIPVALLPAFEEAWSKGERSPGRLMRNLDAQALVCPDNDPRLANLNTPELLSSHNTVSD from the coding sequence ATGACCTCGGATACGCCATTGCCCCCCTGCTCCGTCCTGTTGCTGGCGGGTGGACGCGGCCAGCGGATGGGCGGCCAGGACAAGGGACTCGTGGAATGGCACGGTGAACCGCTGATCGCACATCTGCAGCGCAAGGTTCGGCCGTTGACGGATGACCTGATCATCTCCTGCAACCGCAATCGTGAACGTTATGCGCCGTTCGCCGATGTGTTGGTGACGGATGACGAAGAAGATTTTCCCGGCCCGCTGGCTGGCATTCGTGCCGGCTTGAAAGTCGCGCGCCACTCCCACTTGATGGTGCTGCCCTGCGATGTTCCGCGCATCGACCTTGCGCTGCTGCACAGCATGCGCGAGGCGGCCAGCCTGAATTCTGAAAAACCTTTAATGTTGCGACATGACGATCACTGGGAACCCCTGCTTTGCGTGATTCCAGTGGCGCTCCTGCCTGCCTTCGAGGAGGCCTGGAGCAAGGGAGAACGCAGCCCCGGCCGGCTGATGCGCAATCTCGATGCCCAGGCCCTGGTTTGCCCTGACAACGATCCACGCCTGGCCAATCTCAACACCCCTGAACTGTTGAGTTCGCACAACACTGTGTCAGACTGA
- a CDS encoding YgdI/YgdR family lipoprotein, protein MTQRTLATFMLALGLATLAGCASPTVITLNDGREIQAVDAPKYDEDSGFYEFEQLDGKHTRINKDQIRTVKEL, encoded by the coding sequence ATGACTCAACGGACCCTCGCCACTTTCATGCTCGCACTGGGCCTCGCCACCCTCGCCGGTTGCGCTTCGCCAACAGTGATCACCTTGAATGACGGTCGCGAAATCCAGGCTGTCGACGCCCCCAAGTATGATGAAGATTCGGGCTTCTACGAGTTCGAACAATTGGACGGCAAGCACACCCGCATCAACAAGGATCAGATCCGCACTGTCAAAGAGCTGTAA
- a CDS encoding pseudouridine synthase: MSSTSTFSAAQNQASTLYLPPGNWRTVLDCLCEHFSAIGRDQWLDRIARGRVLDGQGQPIALDLPYREGLRIHYFREVPDEKPIPVVESILYADDHLVVADKPHFLPVTPAGEYVEQTLLRRLIRRLDNPHLVPLHRIDRHTAGLVIFSANPQTRSAYQSLFPTRQIEKRYEAIAAALPGLDFPLVHKSRMVDGEPFFRMQEGPGASNTETAVEVREKNGQLWRYGLYPVTGKKHQLRVHMTALGASICNDPFYPEVLKDVEDDYANPLKLLAQGLRFIDPVTGQAREFESRIALEW; encoded by the coding sequence ATGTCCAGCACATCCACATTTTCCGCCGCACAGAATCAGGCCAGCACGCTTTATCTGCCCCCCGGCAATTGGCGGACTGTGCTCGATTGTCTGTGTGAGCATTTCAGTGCCATCGGGCGTGATCAATGGCTGGATCGAATCGCCCGGGGCCGGGTGCTGGATGGTCAGGGGCAGCCGATTGCGCTGGACTTGCCCTACAGGGAAGGGCTGCGCATTCACTATTTTCGTGAAGTGCCGGATGAAAAACCGATCCCGGTAGTCGAGTCGATTTTGTATGCGGATGATCATCTGGTGGTGGCTGACAAGCCGCATTTCCTTCCGGTGACCCCGGCAGGCGAGTACGTCGAGCAGACGTTGCTTCGCCGATTGATCCGTCGCCTGGACAATCCCCACCTGGTGCCGCTGCACCGGATTGACCGGCACACGGCCGGGCTGGTGATTTTCTCGGCCAACCCACAGACGCGGTCGGCGTATCAGTCACTGTTCCCGACCCGGCAGATCGAAAAACGCTATGAAGCCATTGCTGCCGCGCTGCCCGGGCTGGACTTTCCGTTGGTGCACAAGAGTCGCATGGTCGACGGCGAACCGTTTTTCCGCATGCAGGAAGGACCGGGTGCAAGCAATACCGAAACGGCGGTGGAGGTTCGCGAAAAGAACGGCCAACTCTGGCGCTACGGCCTGTATCCGGTGACCGGCAAGAAGCATCAACTGCGGGTGCACATGACGGCGTTGGGGGCAAGCATCTGCAATGATCCGTTTTACCCTGAAGTGCTCAAGGACGTTGAGGATGACTACGCCAATCCGCTCAAACTCCTGGCACAGGGGTTACGGTTTATCGATCCGGTCACTGGTCAGGCACGGGAATTTGAAAGCCGGATTGCGCTGGAGTGGTGA
- a CDS encoding transcriptional regulator, with amino-acid sequence MVNVEQLKSSVNGMSVDVVSEAVRELRLDGLVTEGKTPFNKLHFNTCFAEIEALFQRAGYHKQLDVVGYQGLLYALYDPGRWDAVDVLRWLKEFTEAAALKSIPA; translated from the coding sequence GTGGTCAATGTCGAACAGTTGAAAAGCAGCGTGAACGGGATGTCGGTTGACGTGGTGAGCGAGGCCGTCCGCGAATTGCGCCTGGACGGTCTGGTCACGGAAGGCAAGACCCCCTTCAACAAGCTGCATTTCAATACGTGTTTTGCCGAGATCGAGGCCTTGTTCCAGCGTGCCGGCTACCACAAGCAACTGGACGTGGTTGGATATCAGGGGCTTTTGTACGCCTTGTACGATCCGGGCCGCTGGGACGCCGTCGATGTACTGCGCTGGCTCAAGGAGTTCACCGAGGCGGCGGCGCTCAAATCGATTCCCGCCTGA
- a CDS encoding glutaredoxin family protein: MLPECQLFGTLGCHLCEVAEAELMPFVEHGLLVELVDIADDESWFEAYSLRIPVLRRVDTGAELGWPFSADQVVAFLR; the protein is encoded by the coding sequence ATGCTTCCTGAATGCCAGTTGTTCGGCACCCTGGGGTGCCATTTGTGTGAAGTCGCAGAGGCCGAACTGATGCCTTTTGTCGAGCATGGTCTGCTGGTGGAGCTGGTGGATATTGCTGACGATGAATCGTGGTTCGAGGCTTACAGCCTGAGGATCCCTGTCCTGCGCAGAGTCGATACCGGCGCCGAGTTGGGGTGGCCGTTCAGCGCCGATCAGGTGGTGGCATTCCTGCGTTGA